TAAGTATGGTTAACCGTTCGACTATGGCGGGTCGATTGTATCTGCGGCCGGAATGAGTCCGTCGGGAGCAGGGGTTCGCGGCACCGGGCCGCGACCGCCGTGACAATGAGGGGTGTGTACCTTGAGCAGTATCATGACCAACGCCTCGGCAATGACGGCTCTGCAGAGCCTCGCTGCCACAAACCGTTCGCTTGACGTCACACAGAACCGGATTTCGACGGGTTACCGGGTGTCGGAAGCGGCAGACAACGCGGCCTACTGGTCGATCGCGACCACCATGCGTTCCGACAACAAGGCCCTTTCCACGGTGCAGGATGCGCTGGGCCTCGGAGCCTCGAAGGTCGACACCGCTTACACCGCCATGAACAAGGCAGTGGAAACGGCCAATGAAATCAAGGTGAAGGTGGTTGCGGCCGTCGGCGCCAGCGAGGGCGACAAGGCCAAGATCCAGACGGAAATCTCCGCGCTGCAGGTTCAGCTCAGGGCCTATGCGGACGCTGCGACCTTCTCTGGAACGAACTGGTTGTCCGTGAATTCCACCGTCGCCGCCGGGCATACGGCCGCCGGTGTGCACAACGACGCCAAGATCATCTCGTCCTTCAACCGCGACAATGCCGGCAACGTCGTCCTCACCACGATCACGGTCGATGTGCAGGACATCAAGCTCTACGACGCGGCGGCCACGACGAACCAGACCAAGGGTCTGCTCGAAGGCATCCGCGACACGACGACCGGCCTGCGCACCGACGGTCACACCCAGGCCGTCGCCGGCACCGTCGCCGCGACGACCGGCTATGCGATCTCGACGCTGAACGTGGTCGGCTTCACCGACCAGCAGGTCCAGCAGATGCTAGTCGTCGTCGATACCACGATCGAGGAAATGACCGACGCGGCCACCAAGCTCGGCTCGGCCAAGAAGAGCGTCGACCTGCAGAAACAGTTCGTGTCGCAGTTGATGGACTCCATCGACCGCGGCGTCGGCCAACTGGTCGATGCGGACATGAGCAAGGAATCGACTCGCCTGCAGGCTCTACAGGTCCAGCAGCAGCTCGGCATCCAGGCGCTGTCCATCGCCAACGGCAACGCCCAGAACATCCTGTCGCTGTTCCGCAGCTAGAGCTGGAAAAATTCAACTAAACGATTGATTTTCGGGCCGTCTCTGACGGCCCGATTTCATTCTCGCACAAGCTTCGCGCTCTAGACTTGACCCCGATTTGCTTGCGGGAGTTCAGGTCTTGCCGGATCAGTTGAAGACGCTCATCGCGAACTTGCAGGAGTTCGGTCCGCGACGCCTTGCCATCATGGGCGGCGTGGCGGCTCTGGTTGTCGCGGTCATCATCGTGGGCTCGATCTGGCTCAACCGGCCGGCCTACGAGACGCTGTATGTCGGCCTCGAACGGCAGGACGTGAACCAGATTGGCATGGTGCTCGGCGAGGCCGGCATCGATTTCGACGTCGCGTCCGACGGCACGACCGTTCTCGTGGGAGCAGGCAACACGTCGAAGGCGCGCATGCTTCTCGCGGAAAAGGGTCTGCCGACCAGCGCCAATGCAGGCTATGAACTGTTCGACAATGTCGGCTCGCTGGGCCTCACCTCCTTCATGCAGGAAGTCACGCGCGTCCGGGCGCTGGAAGGCGAGATCGCCCGCACGATCCAGACCATTCAGGGCATCCGCGCCGCCCGCGTGCATCTGGTCATGCCGGAGCGCGCCAGCTTCCGCCGCGACCAGCAGCAGCCATCCGCTTCCGTCGTCGTGCGTACGGCCGGCTTCGACGCCGACCGCAGCGCCAACGCCATCCGGCATCTCGTTGCTGCTGCGGTGCCGGGCCTGAACGCCGACAAGGTGACGATCCTCGATTCCAACGGAACGCTGCTGGCTTCGGGCGACGATCCGATGAACAACAGCGCCAACCGCAACTTCACCTTCGAGCGCTCTGTCGAGATCCAGATCGAGGACAACATCCGCCGCGCGTTGGCCCCCTATCTCGGCCCGGACAATTTCCGCGCCAGCGTCAAGGCCGA
The window above is part of the Rhizobiaceae bacterium genome. Proteins encoded here:
- a CDS encoding flagellin codes for the protein MSSIMTNASAMTALQSLAATNRSLDVTQNRISTGYRVSEAADNAAYWSIATTMRSDNKALSTVQDALGLGASKVDTAYTAMNKAVETANEIKVKVVAAVGASEGDKAKIQTEISALQVQLRAYADAATFSGTNWLSVNSTVAAGHTAAGVHNDAKIISSFNRDNAGNVVLTTITVDVQDIKLYDAAATTNQTKGLLEGIRDTTTGLRTDGHTQAVAGTVAATTGYAISTLNVVGFTDQQVQQMLVVVDTTIEEMTDAATKLGSAKKSVDLQKQFVSQLMDSIDRGVGQLVDADMSKESTRLQALQVQQQLGIQALSIANGNAQNILSLFRS